Below is a genomic region from Hippea sp. KM1.
AGATGGCCGGTAACCGACTTGGTTGAGCTTATGGTTAGCTTATAGGCGTGATCGCCAAACACCGTCTTTATGGCCTTTGTCTCTATAATGTCGTTGAAGTGTGTGGATGTGCCGTGTGCGTTTATATAGTCTATATCCTCAGGGTTTAGCTTAGCATCATTTAGGGCCATCTTCATGGCGTATGTTGCACCTTCACCTTTGGGATCGGGCGCTGTGAAGTGATAGGCATCATCACTCATGCCAAAACCGGCAAACTCAGCTAAGATCTCAGCACCCCTCTTAACGGCATGCTCATACTCCTCAAGAATCAAGACTCCTGCACCCTCACCCATAACAAAACCATCCCTATCCCTATCAAACGGGCGGGAGGCCTTCTCCGGCTCATCGTTCCTTGTGGATAGAGCCTTCATGTTGGCAAAACCGCTAACAGCCAGCGGCGTTATGGTCGATTCCGTTCCGCCGCATATCATAACATCGGCATCCCCGTATGCAATACAACGGGCAGCAAGGCCTATGGAATGGGTGCCTGTTGCACAGGCCGTAACATCGCTAAAATTGGGCCCCTTTGCGCCAAACTGCATGGCTATGTTGCCTGCAGCCATGTTTATAACGGCAACGGGGATAAAGAAGGGAGATACCCCCTTTTGACCCCTCTTAAGATAAGCCTCGTTGTACTTCTCAATCGTCTGAAGACCCCCTATGCCACTTCCCACGCTAACGCCAACCCTGAACGGATCCTCTTTATCCATATCCAGGCCGGCACTCTTTATAGCCTCATCCGTCGCTGCAATGGCGTATAAGGAAAACAGGTCGATCTTTTTTACATCCTTCCTATCGACATATCTGGTCGGCTCAAACCCCTTAACCTCACCGGCTATCTGAACGGTCAGG
It encodes:
- the fabF gene encoding beta-ketoacyl-ACP synthase II, with translation MRRVVVTGVGAITPVGLNAKESFENACKGISGIGRITHFDASNLTVQIAGEVKGFEPTRYVDRKDVKKIDLFSLYAIAATDEAIKSAGLDMDKEDPFRVGVSVGSGIGGLQTIEKYNEAYLKRGQKGVSPFFIPVAVINMAAGNIAMQFGAKGPNFSDVTACATGTHSIGLAARCIAYGDADVMICGGTESTITPLAVSGFANMKALSTRNDEPEKASRPFDRDRDGFVMGEGAGVLILEEYEHAVKRGAEILAEFAGFGMSDDAYHFTAPDPKGEGATYAMKMALNDAKLNPEDIDYINAHGTSTHFNDIIETKAIKTVFGDHAYKLTISSTKSVTGHLLGAAGGVEAVFSVLALKEGVIPPTMNLDNPDDECDLFYTPNEAIKKDIKTAMSNSFGFGGTNAVVIFKKI